TGCCCAACGAATTCAGCCTCGAGCAAAACTATCCGAACCCCTTCAACCCGTCCACCAGCATTGAATTTGCGTTGCCGCAAACCGTGGACGTTTCGTTGAAAATTTACAACATCCGTGGCCAGTTGGTTAAAACACTGGTTGATGGATCCAAATCTGCCGGCCGTTACAGCTTAACCTGGGACGGAACCGACAATTTTGGTTCGCGCGTAGCCAGCGGAACGTATATTTATTCCATCAAAGCTGGTGAATTTGTAAATAACAAGAAGATGGTACTGCTGAAGTAATTGGCTGTAACATTTGATTTTATGTAGTGAAAAGGGTCTTCATTTGAAGACCCTTTTTTATTCCAAAAATGAGGTGCAGTTGATTTACATTCTGGATTTGATCGGGACATTTGTATTTGCAGTCAGTGGCATTTCCACTGCGCGGGAAAAACAGTTTGATCTGTTCGGTGCTGCGGTGATCGCTTTTGTGACTGCCGTTGGCGGCGGCACGCTGCGTGATGTGCTGATCGGCAGCCAACCCGTCGGCTGGATGATGGATGTAAATTATATTTTGTGCATCGGATTGGCTGTCTTTGCGGGAATTTTGTTAAAAAAACCGGTGCACAATTTGCGGCACACCCTGTTTTTGTTCGATGCCATCGGTATTGGGTTGTTCACCATTTTGGGATTGGAAAAAACGCTGTCGTTTGGTATTTCGCCGGTTATCGCGCTGATGATGGGTGTCGTTTCTGCTGTATTTGGCGGAATTATCCGCGATTTGCTGACCAACGAAGTGCCGCTGATTTTCCGGAAAGAATTTTACGCAACCGCTTGCATTGTGGGCGGTGGGCTGTATCTGGCATTGAAACAGGTGCTTCCGAATGATGATGTGAGTATCGCGATCACCGTTTTATTTATCATCGCGCTTCGGGTGCTGGCGGTGAAAAAAAAATGGGGATTGCCCATTATGTCTTGATGACAATCCCCATCGTAAGTTGTTGTAAATGCTAACGATAATTAGAATCGAATTAGCGCAGAACCCCATGTAAATCCTGCCCCGAACGCTGCGATGCAAACCAAGGTGTTATCCTTTATCCGTCCTTCCTGCCACACTTCGCTCATTGCAATTGGAATGGATGCCGCAGTTGTGTTGCCATATTTTTGGATATTGCTGACCACTTTTTCCTCAGGTATTCCCAGCCGCGAGCCAACCGCTTGCGTGATTCGCAGGTTCGCCTGATGGGGAATCAGCAAATCGAGATCATCAACCGTGTAGCCGGTGGCTTCCAGCGCCTCGTGAATCACTTTCGGAAATTTGGTGATCGCATGTTTGAACACGTATTGTCCATCCATATTGATTTTCACGCCATCACCGGGAATTTCCGGGTCGAACGGAATTGTTTTGGGCAGATACGGCGAAATGCCGGAAAGGGGAGTGGCATGTCGTCCGTCAGCATGAATATGGGTGGTCAGCACACCTTTTTTGGGATCATCAATTGCAGAGAGAACTGCAGCGCCCGCGCCGTCCGCAAAAATAACGGCGGTATTTCTGCCATGTGTAGTTTTATCCAGACAGTGGCTGACGGCCTCTGCCCCAACAACCAAAATATTTTTGTACAATCCGGATTTGATAAAACTGTTGGCGATTGTTACGCTGTAAACAAAACCGGAGCAGGCATTGCGCACATCGATTGCGGGGATGCCGGGAATACCAAGTTTT
The window above is part of the Calditrichia bacterium genome. Proteins encoded here:
- a CDS encoding T9SS type A sorting domain-containing protein; the encoded protein is MVSATQGTVNLTWEESVDADFDYFSVYRSDNPDALGSLVGTTTGIEFVEENVPNGDWYYQISATDFNGNEGDYTVASIVVGIGDDNNLPNEFSLEQNYPNPFNPSTSIEFALPQTVDVSLKIYNIRGQLVKTLVDGSKSAGRYSLTWDGTDNFGSRVASGTYIYSIKAGEFVNNKKMVLLK
- a CDS encoding trimeric intracellular cation channel family protein, with the translated sequence MIYILDLIGTFVFAVSGISTAREKQFDLFGAAVIAFVTAVGGGTLRDVLIGSQPVGWMMDVNYILCIGLAVFAGILLKKPVHNLRHTLFLFDAIGIGLFTILGLEKTLSFGISPVIALMMGVVSAVFGGIIRDLLTNEVPLIFRKEFYATACIVGGGLYLALKQVLPNDDVSIAITVLFIIALRVLAVKKKWGLPIMS
- a CDS encoding ketoacyl-ACP synthase III; amino-acid sequence: MKNAAIIGLGHYLPDRVVTNNDLEKLMETSDEWIQERTGIVTRRWMTENDTIGSMSHAAAQMALENAGLQAADIDCIIFATLISDHVFPGGGCILGEKLGIPGIPAIDVRNACSGFVYSVTIANSFIKSGLYKNILVVGAEAVSHCLDKTTHGRNTAVIFADGAGAAVLSAIDDPKKGVLTTHIHADGRHATPLSGISPYLPKTIPFDPEIPGDGVKINMDGQYVFKHAITKFPKVIHEALEATGYTVDDLDLLIPHQANLRITQAVGSRLGIPEEKVVSNIQKYGNTTAASIPIAMSEVWQEGRIKDNTLVCIAAFGAGFTWGSALIRF